CCGGCCGCTACCGCCGGGCCTACCTGCTGGGCTTCTCGGCCGGCGGCAACGTGACCTTGAAGTACCTGGGCGAAGATGCCGGCCGCGTGCCGGCCGAGGTGCAGCGCGCGGCCGTGTTTTCGGTGCCAACCGATTTGCGGGCCAGTTCCATTCACATCGGCCGGCCGCAAAACCAAGTGTACATGCGCCGTTTCCTGAAATCGCTGCGCCAAAAAATTCGCGACAAGGCGGCCCTGATGCCGGGCGAAGTGGACGTGGAAGGCCTGGACGCGCTACGCGACTTTCCGCAGTTCGACAACAAGTACACCGCGCCCATGCACGGCTTCGACTCGGCCGATGCCTACTACCAGCACGCCAGCTCTGGGCGCTACCTGAGCGGCATCCGGGTGCCCACGCTGCTGGTGAATGCCCAGAACGACCCGTTTCTGCCGGCTTCGTGCTTTCCGCGGGAGGTGGCGGAGCAGTCGGCCTACGTATTTCTGGAAACGCCACCGGAAGGCGGGCACGTGGGCTTTGCCGAAAGCAACGGCGAGTACTATTCGGAGCGGCGCGCGGTGGAATTTCTTACGGCCGAAGTACCGGCGTAAATGGATGCCCCCTGTCCTCTTATTTCGCAGGTACAAAAACCACCTTTTTGGTTTCGAAGAATTCCTCTTCGAAAAAGCTGCTCAAATCCGTGACTTTGGCCTTGAGGCCGGACTCGGCAATTTCCTCGGTCAGGTCGCCGCCCTTCAGGTAGTAGAGGCCCGCGCCGGGTGCGCCCTGGGGTTTGAAGCGGTGCGCAATCCAAGGGTGGAAGGTGGCGAGGCGGGCCACGGCGCGGCTCACCACGTAGTCGAACTTCTGGCGCAGCTGCTCGGCGCGGGTTTGCTCGGCGGTTACGTTGTTGAGGCCCAGCGCAGCGGCCATGAACTGCACGGCCCGGATTTTCTTGCCGATGCTGTCGACGAGGTGGAAATGGACCTCCGGAAACATGATGGCCAGCGGCAGGCCGGGCAGGCCGCCGCCGGTGCCCACGTCGAGCACGGCGCTGCCTTTCGGGAACTGGATGGCTTTGGCAATGCCCAGCGAGTGCAGCACGTGGCGCTCCACAAAATTGTCCATGTCGGTGCGCGACACGAGGTTGATGGCTTCGTTGGTGGCCCGAAACTCGGTTTCAAGCTGCTGAAATAGCTGAAGCTGCTGGGGCGTGAGCGCGGGGAAGTAGTGCTGCAAAAGGTTCATGGGTGCAAAGGTGCACGGTTTGGGCCTTTGCTACGACATGGAACGTCATGCTGAGCGCAGTCGAAGCATCTCTACCGCTTCGTTGCTCCGATTACATTTAGTTGCGCACACGAGATGCTTCGCTGCGCTCTGCATGACGTTCTTATTTCTCTTCTGAACGCCCACAAAAAAAGCCCCGACTTACGCCGGGGCTTTTTCCTGCTTAAATAATTTGCTTGGTGTGCTTCACCATGTCATAGAGCAGCTCGCGGGCGCGGTGCAGCTGGGCTTTCACAGTGCCGAGCGGGGCTTTGAGCTCGGTGGCAATTTCTTCGTAG
This DNA window, taken from Hymenobacter sp. 5317J-9, encodes the following:
- a CDS encoding alpha/beta fold hydrolase: MPLVSKPAYQPPFYLFNGHLQTIVPSLWRTVPDVAYQRERLELPDGDFLNLDWSRLPEMRPTDGLAIVSHGLEGDASRPYVRGMVRALNRAGLDALAWNYRSCGGEMNRLLRSYHLGDTEDLDAVLRHALATGRYRRAYLLGFSAGGNVTLKYLGEDAGRVPAEVQRAAVFSVPTDLRASSIHIGRPQNQVYMRRFLKSLRQKIRDKAALMPGEVDVEGLDALRDFPQFDNKYTAPMHGFDSADAYYQHASSGRYLSGIRVPTLLVNAQNDPFLPASCFPREVAEQSAYVFLETPPEGGHVGFAESNGEYYSERRAVEFLTAEVPA
- the rsmG gene encoding 16S rRNA (guanine(527)-N(7))-methyltransferase RsmG is translated as MNLLQHYFPALTPQQLQLFQQLETEFRATNEAINLVSRTDMDNFVERHVLHSLGIAKAIQFPKGSAVLDVGTGGGLPGLPLAIMFPEVHFHLVDSIGKKIRAVQFMAAALGLNNVTAEQTRAEQLRQKFDYVVSRAVARLATFHPWIAHRFKPQGAPGAGLYYLKGGDLTEEIAESGLKAKVTDLSSFFEEEFFETKKVVFVPAK